Proteins from a genomic interval of Flammeovirgaceae bacterium SG7u.111:
- a CDS encoding PKD domain-containing protein, producing the protein MGIISSCSEEDLGPAPVTEFAANAKVAEVGESIKFTNSSSLTSGESLTYSWDFGDGSTSTDANPTKRYQSTGTYPVMLTATSASGASAVMSDTIRIGERYLSSLSIAAVELDVYTVVSEGDTLFGWDEDGSGPDILWQLVNVNATSQEEQVVGIETPIENFDNTQVITFTVSSNFILKNSNYYIEFVDSDDGTTAEAIIAGYFNPSDLDVYNPNTFDFNNFSGELGKDPETGEGMLIIASNLMISYLIFEIR; encoded by the coding sequence ATGGGAATAATATCAAGCTGTAGCGAAGAAGACCTAGGTCCCGCTCCTGTTACGGAGTTTGCGGCAAATGCCAAAGTCGCTGAAGTAGGAGAGTCAATTAAATTCACCAATAGTAGTAGCCTTACTTCAGGTGAAAGTCTTACTTATTCTTGGGATTTTGGCGATGGCTCTACTTCTACTGATGCAAACCCTACTAAAAGGTATCAATCAACTGGTACGTATCCAGTGATGCTTACTGCAACATCAGCGTCAGGTGCTTCTGCGGTTATGTCGGATACTATAAGAATAGGTGAAAGGTATCTGTCTTCATTATCTATTGCTGCTGTAGAGCTTGATGTATATACGGTCGTAAGTGAAGGTGACACGCTTTTTGGGTGGGATGAAGATGGTTCGGGTCCAGATATATTGTGGCAATTAGTTAATGTAAATGCTACATCACAAGAAGAGCAGGTAGTTGGGATAGAGACACCAATCGAAAATTTTGATAATACGCAAGTCATAACCTTTACAGTTAGCTCGAATTTCATTTTAAAAAACTCAAACTATTATATAGAATTTGTTGATAGTGATGATGGCACTACTGCAGAAGCTATAATTGCAGGTTATTTTAATCCTTCGGATTTAGATGTATATAACCCAAATACTTTTGATTTTAATAATTTTTCGGGAGAGTTGGGTAAGGATCCTGAAACAGGAGAAGGAATGCTCATAATAGCAAGCAATCTTATGATATCATATCTTATCTTTGAAATTCGATAA
- a CDS encoding very short patch repair endonuclease has product MKKYKEEIIKVPRFSEENGFYTTKARSKLMGKIKGKETKPEQKLRKALWSLGVRYRKNVKKLPGSPDVVISRYKLIVFVDGEFWHGHNWSVRRGKLKSNRDFWIPKIERNMQRDRQNNEQLRYRGWAVMRFWEYEIKKEFGSVLHKICQYIDEYEKYHL; this is encoded by the coding sequence ATGAAAAAATATAAAGAAGAAATCATTAAAGTCCCGAGGTTCAGTGAGGAGAATGGGTTTTATACAACGAAAGCCCGCTCCAAGCTAATGGGGAAAATAAAAGGTAAAGAAACTAAGCCTGAGCAAAAGCTGCGCAAGGCACTCTGGAGCTTGGGAGTTCGCTACCGAAAAAATGTGAAAAAACTGCCCGGTTCACCAGATGTGGTCATTTCTAGGTACAAATTGATCGTATTTGTAGATGGAGAATTTTGGCATGGGCACAACTGGTCGGTCAGGAGGGGAAAGCTAAAATCTAACCGGGATTTTTGGATACCCAAAATAGAACGTAACATGCAGCGAGATAGGCAAAACAATGAGCAACTTCGTTACCGAGGCTGGGCTGTTATGCGATTTTGGGAATATGAAATTAAGAAAGAATTTGGGTCTGTGCTACACAAAATTTGCCAGTACATCGATGAATACGAGAAGTATCACCTATAG
- a CDS encoding response regulator gives MSSSAQILYVDDEPINLQLFEINFLGKFDILTAENGYDGLDTLKSNPNIMVVISDMKMPKMDGLNFIRKAKAIYQDKKFCILTGFEISSDIQQALDSGLILKYFSKPFNIQEIDTTLSSALKPA, from the coding sequence ATGAGCAGCAGCGCACAAATACTCTACGTAGATGATGAGCCTATAAACTTGCAGCTTTTTGAAATCAATTTCTTGGGGAAATTCGATATCCTTACTGCAGAAAATGGTTACGATGGACTTGATACCCTGAAAAGCAATCCCAACATCATGGTGGTGATAAGCGACATGAAAATGCCTAAAATGGATGGGTTGAACTTTATCAGAAAGGCAAAAGCAATTTATCAGGATAAAAAATTCTGTATTTTAACAGGGTTCGAAATCAGTTCTGACATACAACAAGCCCTAGACTCGGGATTGATCTTAAAGTATTTTAGTAAGCCTTTTAACATCCAAGAAATTGACACAACGTTGTCCAGTGCCTTAAAACCTGCCTAA
- a CDS encoding serine hydrolase domain-containing protein has product MTRTIILLLFFLTACSAKKQSSEIQFQTSLDSLIEEWHDQNQFDGTVLISHRGNIIYTKATGLANRVWKEPAAIDTKYHIASISKSMIACLVLQLVDEGKLRLDDPVMKFVPNFKDDLASKITLHHLLTHTSGMGHYEVIPDSLHQQNYRNFKRWNLPREEYIDRLVQYPLLSAPGEKFNYSSFAYYILMDIVEKTEIKPFAQVLKERITTPLGMENTLSPNSNEQVVEKFAEAYNWLQQPDSTFAYERNQFIDISLGITIYSTVGDLHKWGEALTKPTLLSEKSLALMKTNHLTEIGMNYGYGLAIHPENSEQPMGNLGIRSAYFLHGGALEGYRAMLTVVNDGEWIVTHLSNVGDRTNELKLSSTILKIITEPTYEK; this is encoded by the coding sequence ATGACAAGAACAATCATTTTACTCTTATTTTTCCTAACTGCTTGTAGTGCAAAAAAGCAGTCTTCCGAGATTCAGTTTCAAACTTCATTAGATTCACTTATAGAAGAATGGCACGATCAAAACCAATTTGATGGAACTGTGCTAATTTCCCATCGTGGAAACATCATTTATACAAAAGCTACTGGCTTAGCAAATAGGGTATGGAAAGAGCCAGCCGCAATAGATACAAAATACCACATAGCTTCCATCAGCAAGTCTATGATCGCTTGTTTGGTGCTACAATTGGTAGATGAAGGAAAGCTTCGGCTCGATGATCCTGTAATGAAGTTTGTACCCAATTTTAAGGATGATTTGGCAAGTAAAATAACCCTTCATCATCTGCTCACACATACTTCGGGTATGGGGCATTACGAAGTGATTCCCGACAGCCTACACCAACAAAACTACCGCAACTTCAAACGCTGGAATTTGCCCCGCGAAGAATACATCGACCGATTAGTACAGTATCCTTTGCTTTCCGCTCCTGGGGAGAAGTTTAATTACAGCAGCTTCGCCTATTATATTTTGATGGATATTGTAGAAAAAACAGAGATAAAACCCTTTGCCCAAGTGCTGAAAGAACGGATTACTACGCCATTGGGAATGGAAAACACACTTTCTCCCAACAGTAATGAACAGGTAGTTGAAAAGTTTGCCGAAGCGTATAATTGGTTGCAACAGCCAGACTCTACTTTTGCTTATGAGCGCAATCAATTCATCGATATTTCTCTCGGAATCACTATTTACAGCACGGTTGGGGATTTACACAAATGGGGCGAAGCTTTAACAAAACCGACCCTCCTTTCGGAAAAATCACTGGCACTGATGAAAACCAACCACCTTACCGAAATAGGGATGAACTATGGATACGGCTTAGCTATTCACCCAGAAAACAGCGAGCAACCTATGGGAAACCTAGGTATCAGGTCCGCATATTTCCTCCATGGCGGAGCACTGGAAGGGTACAGAGCCATGCTTACCGTGGTAAACGATGGCGAGTGGATAGTCACCCACCTTTCCAATGTGGGCGACCGCACCAATGAATTGAAATTATCAAGTACTATTTTAAAAATTATAACCGAACCAACGTATGAAAAATAG
- a CDS encoding Gfo/Idh/MocA family oxidoreductase, protein MEKLKLWSVESSNRREFVKKLGVGVGALALASPLTSWGIVGSAKPKKLGIALVGLGYYSTSVLAPAFQETEHCYLAGIVTGTPQKEKKWQKEYGIKKENTYNYKTFERIADNKEIDIIYIVLPNSMHKEYVIRAAKTGKHIICEKPMALSADECKEMIEACKNAGVTLSIGYRMQHEANTQEVMRMGQEEVFGPVRFVTTGAGFYNRSTDHWKLQKAMGGGAMMDMGVYSLQGARYVTGEEPISVTAQHFVQRHDIYTEVDETTTFQLEFPSGAMANCHTSFAVSMNYLDARATNGWFKLDPFSSYSGIKGESKNGPIAFPNRNQQAKQMDDAAICIKESKPVLVPGEEGLRDMVVVEAIYKAAATGEKVKIG, encoded by the coding sequence ATGGAAAAACTGAAACTTTGGTCTGTAGAATCATCAAATAGAAGAGAGTTTGTAAAAAAACTTGGTGTGGGAGTAGGGGCTTTGGCTCTAGCCAGTCCGCTTACTTCTTGGGGAATAGTAGGCAGTGCAAAGCCTAAAAAGCTTGGGATTGCCTTGGTAGGCTTAGGCTATTATAGTACTTCTGTACTTGCGCCAGCATTTCAGGAAACAGAACATTGCTATTTGGCAGGAATAGTCACCGGTACACCTCAAAAAGAGAAAAAGTGGCAAAAGGAGTATGGGATAAAAAAGGAAAATACGTATAACTACAAGACTTTTGAGCGAATAGCAGACAATAAGGAAATAGATATCATCTATATCGTTTTGCCGAACTCGATGCATAAAGAATATGTGATAAGGGCGGCGAAAACGGGTAAGCATATAATTTGTGAAAAGCCGATGGCGCTGAGTGCAGACGAGTGTAAAGAAATGATTGAAGCGTGTAAAAATGCAGGAGTGACACTTTCAATTGGCTATAGAATGCAACATGAAGCAAATACGCAGGAAGTGATGAGGATGGGGCAGGAGGAAGTATTTGGTCCTGTGAGATTTGTAACTACAGGAGCCGGCTTTTATAATAGAAGCACCGATCATTGGAAACTACAAAAGGCAATGGGAGGAGGAGCCATGATGGATATGGGTGTCTACTCGCTCCAAGGGGCAAGGTATGTGACTGGAGAGGAGCCTATTTCTGTTACCGCCCAGCATTTTGTGCAACGTCATGATATTTATACCGAAGTAGATGAGACTACTACTTTTCAATTAGAATTTCCCAGCGGGGCAATGGCAAATTGCCATACGAGTTTTGCTGTTTCTATGAATTACCTCGATGCAAGAGCGACAAACGGCTGGTTCAAATTAGACCCGTTCTCGTCTTACTCGGGCATAAAAGGGGAAAGCAAAAATGGTCCAATAGCATTTCCTAATCGAAACCAACAAGCTAAGCAGATGGACGATGCAGCCATTTGTATAAAGGAAAGCAAGCCTGTACTTGTCCCTGGAGAAGAGGGACTAAGGGATATGGTAGTAGTAGAAGCAATTTATAAAGCAGCAGCAACAGGAGAGAAAGTCAAGATTGGTTAG
- a CDS encoding YfiR family protein, with product MITKPKKALVVLILLISSFAISHTSDAQIKLTKGTDARRLFVYNFMKYVFWPNEDINKEFVITIVNNEEMYTSLSTSLNGSIHRGRKVVVKQVNDVNDIHEPSIVYLPKEESRHFKSIQKQVTGKATLLITDQQGLGKEGSSINFKEVNKYLKFEINMESMEKSHLRVAMPLKQLAIII from the coding sequence ATGATCACTAAACCAAAGAAAGCTCTTGTAGTATTAATACTACTAATTTCTAGTTTTGCTATTTCCCACACATCTGATGCCCAAATCAAACTTACAAAGGGTACTGATGCAAGAAGGTTATTTGTGTACAATTTTATGAAGTATGTGTTTTGGCCAAATGAGGACATCAACAAAGAGTTCGTAATTACTATTGTCAATAATGAAGAAATGTACACAAGTTTGAGTACATCTCTCAATGGATCAATTCATAGAGGCAGAAAGGTGGTTGTTAAGCAAGTAAACGATGTGAATGATATTCATGAACCTTCTATTGTTTACCTTCCAAAAGAAGAGAGCCGACACTTTAAATCGATACAAAAGCAAGTAACAGGAAAAGCCACTTTATTGATTACCGATCAGCAAGGGCTGGGCAAGGAAGGTAGCTCAATCAATTTCAAAGAAGTGAATAAGTATTTGAAATTTGAAATCAATATGGAGTCAATGGAAAAATCGCACCTACGAGTAGCTATGCCACTGAAGCAATTGGCTATTATCATATAA
- a CDS encoding YfiR family protein, which translates to MILKSNNTQKTILICLFMIIGFSSSAQTTRITDGDYEARKLFIHNFMKYIRWPNEEFGQDFLIAVVDNKKMYDILYKQHNNTNYRGRKVIVKNYRSVNELPKCSILYLPKEHSDSFDLVMKKIRNHSTLLVSDSKGLGLKGSGINFNQNKKVLKFELNAASLESANLKVSNLLKGVAILL; encoded by the coding sequence ATGATACTAAAAAGCAACAATACACAAAAAACAATTCTGATCTGTTTATTCATGATTATTGGATTTTCAAGTAGTGCACAAACCACTAGGATTACAGATGGCGACTATGAAGCTAGGAAATTATTCATTCATAATTTCATGAAATATATTCGTTGGCCAAATGAAGAATTTGGACAAGACTTCTTAATTGCTGTAGTCGATAATAAAAAAATGTACGATATACTTTATAAACAACATAATAACACCAATTATAGAGGGCGAAAGGTAATAGTCAAAAATTACAGGTCGGTCAATGAGTTGCCTAAATGCAGCATTCTATATTTGCCAAAAGAGCATAGTGACTCTTTTGATTTAGTAATGAAGAAAATCCGCAACCACTCAACCCTTCTGGTTTCTGATTCCAAAGGGCTAGGCTTAAAAGGAAGCGGCATCAACTTCAACCAAAACAAAAAAGTTTTAAAATTTGAATTGAATGCAGCATCATTGGAAAGTGCAAACCTAAAAGTATCAAACCTCCTTAAAGGAGTTGCAATATTATTATAA
- a CDS encoding 5-formyltetrahydrofolate cyclo-ligase, with protein MKSKKVVRKEFLLKRNLLQNEFMFKHKLYLLNKISVYLKAKEVSTMHTYLPLGSECDTWGIIKEAWRIGIKVVVPKTLPDRKLEHYELLPDAELVEGLHKTYYPKTGELYTGDLDIIFIPGAAFDLKNNRLGYGAGYYDTFLAQYPSALKVGLAFPCQISEEDLPCEPHDIKLDHVFY; from the coding sequence ATGAAGAGTAAAAAAGTTGTAAGAAAAGAGTTTCTTTTAAAAAGGAATTTGTTGCAAAATGAATTTATGTTTAAACATAAATTGTATTTATTAAATAAAATATCTGTTTATCTCAAGGCTAAAGAGGTGAGTACTATGCATACATATTTGCCTTTAGGTAGTGAATGTGATACATGGGGTATTATTAAAGAGGCATGGCGTATTGGTATAAAGGTAGTAGTCCCCAAGACACTTCCAGATAGAAAGCTTGAGCATTATGAGCTCCTTCCGGATGCAGAGTTAGTGGAAGGTCTTCATAAAACATATTATCCTAAAACTGGAGAGCTTTATACTGGAGACTTAGACATAATTTTTATACCTGGAGCTGCCTTTGACTTAAAAAATAACCGGTTGGGTTATGGGGCTGGCTACTACGATACTTTTTTAGCACAATATCCTTCTGCTCTGAAAGTTGGTTTAGCTTTCCCATGCCAAATATCGGAAGAAGATCTCCCTTGTGAACCTCATGATATTAAGCTCGATCATGTGTTTTATTAG